A DNA window from Brassica napus cultivar Da-Ae chromosome A4, Da-Ae, whole genome shotgun sequence contains the following coding sequences:
- the LOC106446317 gene encoding crooked neck-like protein 1 isoform X2, with protein MASGKDSDRTLGYMTRKDTEVKLPRPTRVKNKTPAPVQITAEQILREARERQEAEIRPPKQKITDSTELSDYRLRRRKEFEDKIRRARWNIQVWMKYAQWEESQKDYARARSVWERAIEGDYRNHTLWLKYAEFEMKNKFVNSARNVWDRAVTLLPRVDQLWYKYIHMEEILGNIAGARQIFERWMQWSPDQQGWLSFIKFELRYNEIERARSIYERFVLCHPKVSAYIRFAKFEMKGGEVARARHVYERATEKLADDEEAETLFVAFAEFEERCKEPERARFIYKFALDHIPKGRAEDLYKKFVAFEKQYGDREGIEDAIVGKRRFQYEDEVRKNPLNYDSWFDYVRLEETVGNKDRIREIYERAIANIPPAEEKRYWQRYIYLWINYALYEEIETEDVERTRDVYRECLKLIPHSKFSFAKIWLLAAQFEIRQLNLAGARQILGNAIGKAPKDKIFKKYIEIELQLGNIDRCRKLYERYLEWSPENCYAWSKYAELERSLAETERARAIFELAISQPALDMPELLWKAYIDFEIAEGELERTWASYERLLDRTKHYKVWVSFAKFEASAAEQEEDEKEEEEIDAIERKKECIRRTRGNFELHVVT; from the exons ATGGCCTCCGGCAAAGATTCCGATCGTACCCTAGGGTACATGACCCGGAAAGACACCGAAGTCAAGCTCCCACGCCCGACCCGGGTCAAGAACAAGACTCCCGCCCCGGTTCAAATCACCGCGGAGCAGATCCTAAGGGAAGCTCGAGAGCGTCAAGAGGCCGAGATCCGCCCTCCCAAGCAGAAAATCACCGACTCCACCGAGCTCTCCGACTACCGCCTCCGCCGCCGCAAGGAGTTCGAGGACAAGATCCGCCGCGCGAGATGGAACATCCAGGTCTGGATGAAGTACGCCCAGTGGGAGGAGTCCCAGAAGGACTACGCCCGCGCTCGGAGCGTGTGGGAACGCGCCATCGAGGGCGATTACCGGAACCACACGCTGTGGCTCAAGTACGCCGAGTTCGAGATGAAGAACAAGTTCGTCAACAGCGCGAGAAACGTCTGGGACCGGGCCGTCACGCTCCTCCCGCGCGTGGACCAGCTCTGGTACAAGTACATCCACATGGAGGAGATTCTCGGCAACATCGCCGGCGCTAGGCAGATATTCGAGCGGTGGATGCAGTGGTCTCCCGACCAGCAAGGATGGCTCTCGTTCATCAAGTTCGAGCTTAGGTATAACGAAATCGAACGCGCTAGATCGATCTACGAGAGGTTCGTGCTTTGTCACCCTAAGGTTTCCGCTTATATTCGATTCGCTAAGTTTGAGATGAAGGGAGGAGAAGTCGCACGCGCGAGGCACGTGTACGAACGCGCCACGGAGAAGCTTGCGGATGACGAGGAGGCTGAGACGCTCTTTGTGGCGTTTGCTGAGTTTGAGGAGCGGTGCAAGGAGCCGGAGCGTGCTAGGTTTATCTACAAGTTTGCGCTTGATCATATTCCTAAAGGGAGGGCTGAGGATTTGTATAAGAAGTTTGTGGCGTTTGAGAAACAGTATGGTGATAGGGAAGGGATTGAGGATGCTATTGTTGGGAAGAGGAGGTTTCAGTATGAGGATGAAGTGAGGAAGAACCCTTTGAACTATGATTCTTGGTTTGATTACGTTAGGCTTGAGGAAACTGTAGGGAACAAAGATAGGATAAGAGAGATTTATGAGAGGGCTATTGCTAATATTCCACCTGCTGAAGAGAAACGTTACTGGCAAAGATACATCTACCTCTG GATTAACTATGCATTGTATGAAGAGATTGAAACTGAAGATGTGGAGCGTACGCGAGATGTATACAG AGAATGCCTCAAGCTTATCCCCCACTCCAAATTTTCCTTTGCCAAAATATGGTTGCTCGCTGCTCAGTTTGAAATCCGGCAACTGAATCTCGCCGGTGCTCGGCAGATATTAGGAAACGCTATTGGGAAAGCTCCAAAAGATAAG ATATTTAAGAAATACATTGAGATTGAGCTCCAGCTGGGAAACATAGATAGGTGTAGAAAGCTCTATGAGCGTTACCTTGAGTGGTCTCCAGAGAATTGCTATGCTTGGAGCAAATATGCTGAGCTAGAGAGGTCTCTTGCTGAGACTGAACGAGCTAGAGCTATCTTTGAGCTGGCAATATCTCAGCCAGCTCTTGACATGCCCGAACTGCTATGGAAG gcatacatagattttgagatagCAGAAGGAGAATTAGAGAGGACATGGGCTTCATATGAGCGACTCTTGGATCGCACAAAGCATTACAAggtgtgggttagttttgcaaagTTTGAAGCTTCTGCTgcagaacaagaagaagacgagaaagaggaagaagaaatagatGCTATTGAACGCAAGAAAGAGTGCATCAGACGTACCAGAGGGAACTTTGAACTACATGTTGTTACATGA
- the LOC106446317 gene encoding crooked neck-like protein 1 isoform X3: MASGKDSDRTLGYMTRKDTEVKLPRPTRVKNKTPAPVQITAEQILREARERQEAEIRPPKQKITDSTELSDYRLRRRKEFEDKIRRARWNIQVWMKYAQWEESQKDYARARSVWERAIEGDYRNHTLWLKYAEFEMKNKFVNSARNVWDRAVTLLPRVDQLWYKYIHMEEILGNIAGARQIFERWMQWSPDQQGWLSFIKFELRYNEIERARSIYERFVLCHPKVSAYIRFAKFEMKGGEVARARHVYERATEKLADDEEAETLFVAFAEFEERCKEPERARFIYKFALDHIPKGRAEDLYKKFVAFEKQYGDREGIEDAIVGKRRFQYEDEVRKNPLNYDSWFDYVRLEETVGNKDRIREIYERAIANIPPAEEKRYWQRYIYLWINYALYEEIETEDVERTRDVYRECLKLIPHSKFSFAKIWLLAAQFEIRQLNLAGARQILGNAIGKAPKDKIFKKYIEIELQMGNIDRCRKLYERYLEWSPENCYAWSKYAELERSLAETERARAIFELAISQPALDMPELLWKAYIDFEIAEGELERTWASYERLLDRTKHYKVWVSFAKFEASAAEQEEDEKEEEEIDAIERKKECIRRTRGNFELHVVT; this comes from the exons ATGGCCTCCGGCAAAGATTCCGATCGTACCCTAGGGTACATGACCCGGAAAGACACCGAAGTCAAGCTCCCACGCCCGACCCGGGTCAAGAACAAGACTCCCGCCCCGGTTCAAATCACCGCGGAGCAGATCCTAAGGGAAGCTCGAGAGCGTCAAGAGGCCGAGATCCGCCCTCCCAAGCAGAAAATCACCGACTCCACCGAGCTCTCCGACTACCGCCTCCGCCGCCGCAAGGAGTTCGAGGACAAGATCCGCCGCGCGAGATGGAACATCCAGGTCTGGATGAAGTACGCCCAGTGGGAGGAGTCCCAGAAGGACTACGCCCGCGCTCGGAGCGTGTGGGAACGCGCCATCGAGGGCGATTACCGGAACCACACGCTGTGGCTCAAGTACGCCGAGTTCGAGATGAAGAACAAGTTCGTCAACAGCGCGAGAAACGTCTGGGACCGGGCCGTCACGCTCCTCCCGCGCGTGGACCAGCTCTGGTACAAGTACATCCACATGGAGGAGATTCTCGGCAACATCGCCGGCGCTAGGCAGATATTCGAGCGGTGGATGCAGTGGTCTCCCGACCAGCAAGGATGGCTCTCGTTCATCAAGTTCGAGCTTAGGTATAACGAAATCGAACGCGCTAGATCGATCTACGAGAGGTTCGTGCTTTGTCACCCTAAGGTTTCCGCTTATATTCGATTCGCTAAGTTTGAGATGAAGGGAGGAGAAGTCGCACGCGCGAGGCACGTGTACGAACGCGCCACGGAGAAGCTTGCGGATGACGAGGAGGCTGAGACGCTCTTTGTGGCGTTTGCTGAGTTTGAGGAGCGGTGCAAGGAGCCGGAGCGTGCTAGGTTTATCTACAAGTTTGCGCTTGATCATATTCCTAAAGGGAGGGCTGAGGATTTGTATAAGAAGTTTGTGGCGTTTGAGAAACAGTATGGTGATAGGGAAGGGATTGAGGATGCTATTGTTGGGAAGAGGAGGTTTCAGTATGAGGATGAAGTGAGGAAGAACCCTTTGAACTATGATTCTTGGTTTGATTACGTTAGGCTTGAGGAAACTGTAGGGAACAAAGATAGGATAAGAGAGATTTATGAGAGGGCTATTGCTAATATTCCACCTGCTGAAGAGAAACGTTACTGGCAAAGATACATCTACCTCTG GATTAACTATGCATTGTATGAAGAGATTGAAACTGAAGATGTGGAGCGTACGCGAGATGTATACAG AGAATGCCTCAAGCTTATCCCCCACTCCAAATTTTCCTTTGCCAAAATATGGTTGCTCGCTGCTCAGTTTGAAATCCGGCAACTGAATCTCGCCGGTGCTCGGCAGATATTAGGAAACGCTATTGGGAAAGCTCCAAAAGATAAG ATATTTAAGAAATACATCGAGATTGAACTCCAGATGGGGAACATAGATAGGTGTAGAAAGCTTTATGAGCGTTACCTTGAGTGGTCTCCAGAGAATTGCTATGCTTGGAGCAAATATGCTGAGCTAGAGAGGTCTCTCGCTGAGACTGAACGAGCTAGAGCTATCTTTGAGCTTGCTATATCTCAGCCAGCTCTTGACATGCCCGAACTGCTATGGAAG gcatacatagattttgagatagCAGAAGGAGAATTAGAGAGGACATGGGCTTCATATGAGCGACTCTTGGATCGCACAAAGCATTACAAggtgtgggttagttttgcaaagTTTGAAGCTTCTGCTgcagaacaagaagaagacgagaaagaggaagaagaaatagatGCTATTGAACGCAAGAAAGAGTGCATCAGACGTACCAGAGGGAACTTTGAACTACATGTTGTTACATGA
- the LOC106446317 gene encoding crooked neck-like protein 1 isoform X1: protein MASGKDSDRTLGYMTRKDTEVKLPRPTRVKNKTPAPVQITAEQILREARERQEAEIRPPKQKITDSTELSDYRLRRRKEFEDKIRRARWNIQVWMKYAQWEESQKDYARARSVWERAIEGDYRNHTLWLKYAEFEMKNKFVNSARNVWDRAVTLLPRVDQLWYKYIHMEEILGNIAGARQIFERWMQWSPDQQGWLSFIKFELRYNEIERARSIYERFVLCHPKVSAYIRFAKFEMKGGEVARARHVYERATEKLADDEEAETLFVAFAEFEERCKEPERARFIYKFALDHIPKGRAEDLYKKFVAFEKQYGDREGIEDAIVGKRRFQYEDEVRKNPLNYDSWFDYVRLEETVGNKDRIREIYERAIANIPPAEEKRYWQRYIYLWINYALYEEIETEDVERTRDVYRECLKLIPHSKFSFAKIWLLAAQFEIRQLNLAGARQILGNAIGKAPKDKIFKKYIEIELQLGNIDRCRKLYERYLEWSPENCYAWSKYAELERSLAETERARAIFELAISQPALDMPELLWKAYIDFEIAEGELERTRALYERLLDRTKHYKVWVSFAKFEASSAEQEEDEEEEPQEEIDATERKKECIRRAREIFERANSYYKDSAPELKEERATLLEDWLNMETNFGNLGDVSVVQSKLPKKLKKRKPITREDGSTEYEEYIDYLYPEESQTTNLKILEAAYKWKKQKLASSEEDYD, encoded by the exons ATGGCCTCCGGCAAAGATTCCGATCGTACCCTAGGGTACATGACCCGGAAAGACACCGAAGTCAAGCTCCCACGCCCGACCCGGGTCAAGAACAAGACTCCCGCCCCGGTTCAAATCACCGCGGAGCAGATCCTAAGGGAAGCTCGAGAGCGTCAAGAGGCCGAGATCCGCCCTCCCAAGCAGAAAATCACCGACTCCACCGAGCTCTCCGACTACCGCCTCCGCCGCCGCAAGGAGTTCGAGGACAAGATCCGCCGCGCGAGATGGAACATCCAGGTCTGGATGAAGTACGCCCAGTGGGAGGAGTCCCAGAAGGACTACGCCCGCGCTCGGAGCGTGTGGGAACGCGCCATCGAGGGCGATTACCGGAACCACACGCTGTGGCTCAAGTACGCCGAGTTCGAGATGAAGAACAAGTTCGTCAACAGCGCGAGAAACGTCTGGGACCGGGCCGTCACGCTCCTCCCGCGCGTGGACCAGCTCTGGTACAAGTACATCCACATGGAGGAGATTCTCGGCAACATCGCCGGCGCTAGGCAGATATTCGAGCGGTGGATGCAGTGGTCTCCCGACCAGCAAGGATGGCTCTCGTTCATCAAGTTCGAGCTTAGGTATAACGAAATCGAACGCGCTAGATCGATCTACGAGAGGTTCGTGCTTTGTCACCCTAAGGTTTCCGCTTATATTCGATTCGCTAAGTTTGAGATGAAGGGAGGAGAAGTCGCACGCGCGAGGCACGTGTACGAACGCGCCACGGAGAAGCTTGCGGATGACGAGGAGGCTGAGACGCTCTTTGTGGCGTTTGCTGAGTTTGAGGAGCGGTGCAAGGAGCCGGAGCGTGCTAGGTTTATCTACAAGTTTGCGCTTGATCATATTCCTAAAGGGAGGGCTGAGGATTTGTATAAGAAGTTTGTGGCGTTTGAGAAACAGTATGGTGATAGGGAAGGGATTGAGGATGCTATTGTTGGGAAGAGGAGGTTTCAGTATGAGGATGAAGTGAGGAAGAACCCTTTGAACTATGATTCTTGGTTTGATTACGTTAGGCTTGAGGAAACTGTAGGGAACAAAGATAGGATAAGAGAGATTTATGAGAGGGCTATTGCTAATATTCCACCTGCTGAAGAGAAACGTTACTGGCAAAGATACATCTACCTCTG GATTAACTATGCATTGTATGAAGAGATTGAAACTGAAGATGTGGAGCGTACGCGAGATGTATACAG AGAATGCCTCAAGCTTATCCCCCACTCCAAATTTTCCTTTGCCAAAATATGGTTGCTCGCTGCTCAGTTTGAAATCCGGCAACTGAATCTCGCCGGTGCTCGGCAGATATTAGGAAACGCTATTGGGAAAGCTCCAAAAGATAAG ATATTTAAGAAATACATTGAGATTGAGCTCCAGCTGGGAAACATAGATAGGTGTAGAAAGCTCTATGAGCGTTACCTTGAGTGGTCTCCAGAGAATTGCTATGCTTGGAGCAAATATGCTGAGCTAGAGAGGTCTCTTGCTGAGACTGAACGAGCTAGAGCTATCTTTGAGCTGGCAATATCTCAGCCAGCTCTTGACATGCCCGAACTGCTATGGAAG gcatacatagattttgagatagCTGAAGGAGAATTAGAGAGGACACGAGCTTTATATGAGCGACTCTTGGACCGCACAAAGCATTACAAggtgtgggttagttttgcaaagTTTGAAGCTTCTTCTgcagaacaagaagaagacgagGAAGAGGAACCCCAAGAAGAAATAGATGCTACTGAACGCAAGAAAGAATGCATCAGACGCGCCAGAG AGATTTTCGAGAGAGCCAACAGCTACTACAAAGACTCTGCACCAGAGTTGAAAGAAGAAAGAGCTACACTCTTAGAGGATTGGCTTAACATGGAGACAAACTTTGGCAATCTCGGGGATGTGAGTGTGGTACAATCTAAGCTCCCGAAGAAGctcaagaaaagaaaaccaatcACAAGAGAAGATGGCTCTACAGA GTATGAAGAATACATTGATTATCTATACCCAGAAGAATCACAGACAACAAATCTTAAGATTCTTGAAGCTGCTTACAAGTGGAAGAAGCAGAAGCTTGCATCTTCTGAGGAGGATTACGATTAG
- the BNAUNNG00310D gene encoding uncharacterized protein BNAUNNG00310D: MEVMQIPVFDGDNHEIWSIKMRTLLMARDLWDVVESGVSVEKNLKTKDMRALHMLQMSVTDSLFLRIARATSSKQAWEILKEEFGETHKIRLRKTGNLRTKFRGMMMEEEESVAVYTKKLMEVVNQLKFYGSDISDEEVIRKICCSLLSRFDGIVSSMCGGNMTLTDVVWCLRAWEFDTDEREKREAPHNHNKRRRQ, translated from the coding sequence ATGGAGGTGATGCAAATTCCGGTTTTTGATGGAGACAACCATGAGATTTGGAGCATAAAGATGAGGACTCTTTTGATGGCTCGTGACCTGTGGGATGTTGTAGAGAGTGGAGTCTCTGTAGAGAAAAATCTGAAAACCAAGGACATGAGGGCTCTTCATATGCTGCAAATGTCGGTAACAGACTCTCTTTTTCTCCGGATAGCAAGAGCCACATCGTCAAAGCAAGCGTGGGAGATTCTCAAGGAAGAATTTGGAGAGACCCATAAGATCCGGCTTAGGAAAACGGGGAATCTTAGGACCAAGTTTAGAGGAATGATGATGGAGGAGGAGGAAAGCGTTGCTGTTTATACTAAAAAGCTGATGGAGGTTGTGAATCAGCTTAAGTTCTATGGGTCTGACATTTCTGATGAGGAAGTCATCCGTAAGATATGTTGCAGCTTGCTCTCAAGGTTTGATGGTATTGTAAGCTCCATGTGCGGTGGAAATATGACACTCACTGACGTTGTGTGGTGCCTGCGAGCGTGGGAATTCGATACAGATGAGCGTGAGAAGAGAGAAGCTCCGCACAACCACAACAAGAGAAGGAGACAATAG